CAGTCGCTCTCCGTGAAATCCGTAGGTACCAGAAGAGCACCGAGCTCCTCATCAGGAAACTGCCATTCCAGCGTCTCGTCCGTGAAATCGCCCAGGATTTCAAGACCGACCTGAGGTTCCAGAGCTCTGCTGTTATGGCTCTTCAGGAGGCTAGCGAAGCTTACTTGGTCGGACTTTTCGAGGACACCAACCTGTGCGCCATCCACGCCAAGCGTGTCACCATCATGCCCAAGGATATCCAGCTGGCTCGCCGTATCCGCGGAGAACGTGCTTAAGCAGTACATCTGTACACTACTTCccaaaacggcccttttcagggccaCCAAAATTCCAAA
This sequence is a window from Pecten maximus unplaced genomic scaffold, xPecMax1.1, whole genome shotgun sequence. Protein-coding genes within it:
- the LOC117319900 gene encoding LOW QUALITY PROTEIN: histone H3-like (The sequence of the model RefSeq protein was modified relative to this genomic sequence to represent the inferred CDS: deleted 1 base in 1 codon) — its product is MARTKQTARKSTGGKAPRKQLATKAARKSAPATGGVKKPHRYRPGTVALREIRRYQKSTELLIRKLPFQRLVREIAQDFKTDLRFQSSAVMALQEASEAYLVGLFEDTNLCAIHAKRVTIMPKDIQLARRIRGERA